The Antarcticibacterium sp. 1MA-6-2 genome has a window encoding:
- a CDS encoding DNA topoisomerase IV yields the protein MKNYPYLILLLMLFTACYSPERDCDRFKTGTFQFESYLNGEMITSTFVRNDSIEIDHFRGKTDTSSVRWINNCEYILKNLNPKNRAERQPIHMKILTTSKDSYTFEYGLVGESNKKKGEVKKLQD from the coding sequence ATGAAGAATTACCCATACCTAATACTTCTTTTAATGCTTTTTACTGCCTGTTATTCTCCCGAAAGGGACTGTGATCGCTTCAAAACAGGAACCTTTCAGTTTGAATCTTATTTAAACGGAGAAATGATAACATCCACCTTTGTAAGGAATGATTCTATAGAAATAGATCATTTTAGAGGAAAAACCGACACTTCTTCGGTGCGGTGGATAAATAACTGCGAGTACATACTAAAAAATCTCAATCCTAAAAATCGTGCAGAGAGGCAGCCTATCCACATGAAAATCCTAACAACGAGTAAAGACTCATATACCTTTGAATACGGTCTTGTGGGTGAGAGCAATAAGAAAAAAGGAGAGGTAAAAAAACTACAGGATTAA
- a CDS encoding helix-turn-helix transcriptional regulator — protein MVNSENFSLRLQKILEYYDISAATFADAIDVGRSSISHILSGRNKPSLDFVLKIVQAYPEVELYWLLNGKGSFPSKGNTSVPSEKANQPTPNTSTSSAIQEKLSDRKRKSHWFYNN, from the coding sequence ATGGTAAACAGTGAAAATTTCAGTTTAAGACTTCAAAAGATACTGGAGTATTACGATATTTCTGCTGCTACTTTTGCTGATGCAATCGACGTAGGACGCTCTTCTATATCGCATATACTTTCAGGAAGAAATAAACCCAGCCTGGACTTTGTCTTAAAAATTGTTCAGGCATATCCCGAAGTGGAATTATATTGGCTGCTTAATGGAAAAGGAAGTTTTCCATCCAAAGGAAATACTTCTGTGCCATCTGAAAAAGCTAATCAACCCACGCCTAACACTTCCACTTCTTCTGCTATACAGGAGAAGCTTAGTGATAGAAAAAGAAAATCACACTGGTTCTACAATAACTGA